Within the Salvia hispanica cultivar TCC Black 2014 chromosome 4, UniMelb_Shisp_WGS_1.0, whole genome shotgun sequence genome, the region CATGGCTTCCAAACGCCCCTCTCTCTCCAGCGACGACGGAATCCTATCGCGAATCTCCGATCACTCCCTCGTCAGGAAGGGCAAGAGCGCCGCCTCCGACGCCAAGTACGTGGCCACGCGCCTCCTCAAGAGCACCGGCAAGGCCGCCTGGATCCTCGGCACCACTGTTATCATTCTAGGGATCCCCCTCATCATCGAGATGGATCGCGAGGCGCAGTTCAACGAGGCCGAGCTACAGCAGGCCTCCCTCCTCGGCGGCGCCCCTCCTGCCTTTATGCACCAACCACAGTGATTTCATTCCTCCTTCATGGATCTAGGGTTTCCAATTGAATTTAATGCCTTTTATGTTTTACTGTATTTGGATTCTGTTGATTGAGTTGCTTTAATTGCGATCCAgatattattttctatgaaATTTTTTCTGTTATCTTtgatttgtaaaaaatattgtgtTGCTTTCTGCTTAAACAGAAGAATATGTTCTGTTATCATCTTATGACCTTCATTGTGTTTTTCATCTTTTGTTGCTTGATTGAGCCTCTGCCAGTTGATAAGCTCAGTTTTGATTCCACAAGTTGCAACATATAAAGACAGTTATGCAAGATAATTGGTCTTTGTTCATCTTAGAAGTTTACTTTGgcaatgttttattttgggattcttgcataatactagtataaatttattgtatgTATACAGTCTCTTTCCAACCAATTCCTGTAGTTGAAGATGGAAATAGTTGTTTCTCTTCTTTGTTATGGAAGAGATGGATGGATGTGTAGTGTATTCTTCACCATGAATCGCCACAGTTACAAGTTCCATTGACAAAGCGATGATACCTATGAGCATCTCTAACTATGATCTCCCTCTTCCTCACCCTGCTAATACACTTGAAAAACTCATGACAATCCCTACAGATCCTCAAGTTCTTCACAATCCTCACCGCCTTACCCTCTGGTGTCACTCCACTCAATAGCCCAAACGCAACGGCCAACTTCTCGCTATGGAACCAAAGCATCTCCTTCCTCTCGTCATCCTCGCTCAACGCGTACCCTAGTCTCTCACTCTCCGATATCAACTCTGCCAGCTTCGCCTCAATCTCATCCTTCCTCGGGTGCCTCACGTCCCTCCCAGCAAAGAACACGTGAGTCCTCCCACGCACTTCGATCCAACTATTCCCGGCCTCCTTCCTCACCCCATTGTCTCTCATCATCGTCCACACCTTCTTCGCCTCCTCAGCACCTGCAAATGCGTTCGCCAAGATCACATAGGCTGAGTCGTCATTGGGGTTTATCTCCAGCAACTTCTCGCTCATCCTCCGAGCCACTCGAGGGTTCCTTTGATCAGCACAAATCGATAGCAGCACGCGCCATAGAGCTGCGTCGGGCTTGTCTGGCATCGTCAAAGCCACCCTCTCTGCCTCCTCCAACCTCCCTGCTTTCCCCATTGCTCCAACCAAGCATGTGTAGTGCTCAATCAATGGCTCCAATCCGTACTCTAGTTTCATCCTATTCAACCAAATCTCAATCTCCTCAACCATCCCTGCATTGTAGAAGGCTGTGAGAATTGCCAAGAAACTGAACACGTCTGCCTCAATACCTCGACTCTCCATCAGCCCGAAGAGCTCAACCGCATGCTCATGACTCCCCTGCTGCGCGTACCCTGCCATCATGGCGTTCCACCCGACCAAATTCACCTCAGTCCCCATCTCATCAAACACAACCCTCGCCTCCTCCACGACCCCGCACTTGCCATATCCATCAATCAACGCTGTCGCCACGTACACATGAGAGTCAAAACCGGCTACCAGGGCGTGGCAATGCATGATCAGGCACTGCTCCAGCATGGCCACCCTAGAAGCAGCCGAGATGGCGCCAGAGACGCTGTGACACGTCGAAGCCACACCCTCCCTCTTCATCTCGACAAAGCAGCGCAGCGCGTCGAGGGGCCTCTCGGCCCGAGCCAGGCCGTTGATGAGCGCGGCGTAACACACCTCGTCCCGGTGAGGCATTTCGTCGAACACCTTGAGCGCGGAGTCCACATCGCGGGTTTTGCAGTAGAGGGAGACGAAGGCGGAGGCGACGAAGGGATGGCGGTGAAATGAGAGCTTGAGAGAGAGGGATTGGAGCTGGGGGGCGATGGGGTGGTCGGAGAGGGAAGCGGAGGCTTTGAGGAGAGTGGAGAGAGTGTGGGAGTTGGGGCGGGGGCGGAGAGGGTGGCGGAGCATGGAGAGGAAGAGGCGGAAGCAGGAGAGGGgggaggcggaggcggaggcggagaTGATGGAAGTCCAAGTGACGGTGTTGGGAGAGGGAATGGAGTGGAAGAGGAGGAGAGCTGAGGAATGGAGGTTGAACTTGGAGTAGAGAGTGATGAGGTTGTTGAAGAAAGATATGTTTTGGGGAGTGGGCGTCACGAATTTCTTGATGGCTTGTGCGTGTGCGCAGCGGGGATCTCCAATCGCTCTCGCCATTCTCCATTCTCCGCTGCCACTTCTCAGTTATCACACCCAATTAAGTCTCAATTGGGCCTGTCTATTGGGCCAAGAATTAGGAGAAGCTGTGCTgctatggagtatatattagtattaattaagaaattaaaaaagaaataaaaaggttatttgtatataagtatatgaactttcaatatttttttctattttttcctaaaataaaatatcaatactaATGTGCCAAATTACAACTTTCGTGGCAattcattttgattatttatgttaatttttttttaaatataccaTGTTATCATCTTCTCTACTCTCCCCTTTCTCTTTCGTTTTCTTTTACtctatttattgttttttccCAGATTTCTATCAACGAATATtcagttaattttttattcctcatctgtcccattaaaaatgaaacgtattttaaaataaaaacgacactttttctatttttttcactctaatactttattcttttttcattaactcacaataCAACACtgtataaaatctcgtgccgaaaagcaaatatttcatatttaatagaACATGACTATTTATTTCACTCTGCGATGAAttagtaaacaaaatattattaaggCGATAGTACAACATTAATTTAAGAGCTTTGAAATTTTAGCAAAACTAAGCCAATGTATCAGGCATGGCATGAAAGGATCACTTTTTAATGCTTTTAGAGCTCCACATTTcaaaaagagaaagtgaaaATAGAAGAGAGGGTGTGGAAGATGATCggatgtaatttattttaaaatattttaaacttaAAACTAATTTGACTGATTGCCTCCTTGTGATTGCCTCCTTGGGTAGTGATataatgcaaacttatatattatgcaaactccaaattatgatttggaccattaaaaaatatcaacaaatgacaaaatagtagcaacagaaaatgtcaacacaacatcaaccgttgacattgtattaacattttctgttgctacTACTATTTAGTCATccgttgatattttttaatggtccgaatcatagtttggagtttgtataatatttagggtttgcatttgatcacattcatTGCCTCATCAGTTTTAGttgacatttaaattttaatttgattgcCGTATACTCGTCTGGATTCAccaaaaatagtctcatttagtcattttgggatgtccaaaaaaataatcttatttttaaaagtaagtAGAAAGTTtatatctctcatactttaccttatttttctcatatttctcatactttactcactttttcttctctcttactttatcttttctcatctatattttactatattaatttctcattaaaactcgtgccgtccacaaatgagactatttaataaaatgaaaataggagATGAAAGTTGCAAAGAAACAAATCcgctgaagaagaaaatgagagaaaacGAGAAAATCTTTATGGactaaattatgaaaattatctctaaaataaaataaaaagctttatatatatagactagAAAAAATGCTAAAcaccaattaattaaaaaaataacaactacaTCTAATCTAAAAATACGAAGTAATTACaatttagttttcaattttaacaaaagaaaGGAATTTCAAGTAACTCACTAAGTTACA harbors:
- the LOC125223507 gene encoding mitochondrial import receptor subunit TOM9-2-like, translating into MASKRPSLSSDDGILSRISDHSLVRKGKSAASDAKYVATRLLKSTGKAAWILGTTVIILGIPLIIEMDREAQFNEAELQQASLLGGAPPAFMHQPQ
- the LOC125220431 gene encoding pentatricopeptide repeat-containing protein At2g03880, mitochondrial-like; protein product: MARAIGDPRCAHAQAIKKFVTPTPQNISFFNNLITLYSKFNLHSSALLLFHSIPSPNTVTWTSIISASASASPLSCFRLFLSMLRHPLRPRPNSHTLSTLLKASASLSDHPIAPQLQSLSLKLSFHRHPFVASAFVSLYCKTRDVDSALKVFDEMPHRDEVCYAALINGLARAERPLDALRCFVEMKREGVASTCHSVSGAISAASRVAMLEQCLIMHCHALVAGFDSHVYVATALIDGYGKCGVVEEARVVFDEMGTEVNLVGWNAMMAGYAQQGSHEHAVELFGLMESRGIEADVFSFLAILTAFYNAGMVEEIEIWLNRMKLEYGLEPLIEHYTCLVGAMGKAGRLEEAERVALTMPDKPDAALWRVLLSICADQRNPRVARRMSEKLLEINPNDDSAYVILANAFAGAEEAKKVWTMMRDNGVRKEAGNSWIEVRGRTHVFFAGRDVRHPRKDEIEAKLAELISESERLGYALSEDDERKEMLWFHSEKLAVAFGLLSGVTPEGKAVRIVKNLRICRDCHEFFKCISRVRKREIIVRDAHRYHRFVNGTCNCGDSW